One window of the Chloroflexota bacterium genome contains the following:
- a CDS encoding zinc-binding dehydrogenase has product MVKAAVMIEAGRIELQDFPYPQITPESLLLRVDLVGICGSDSHMYRGHSHVMFPVIPGHELTGTIAELGPEANNTMRVVGGPLQEGDRVVVVPSSKSCGHCFFCLQMPHRPNLCPNRTVHGFRNCQTPPHLFGGYAEYLYVDGNSWVYKLDEDFPSELAVFADPLSTALRAVEKALPPGLPNLGEGYGVGKRVVVIGVGPIGLLAVAALRETGAGTIIATDVSDSRLEMARTMGADLTLNARTTSPQERKEAVLAATEGVGADVVLECAGVPEAFAESLALVRRGGKVVEVGHYTDPGAVLIHPFQICNKDLDVHGCWAYPQIQFKEALLFLKRTQAPLTSLISHRLPLSEAERGLQMLGTEGVLKVVIAPWD; this is encoded by the coding sequence ATGGTAAAAGCAGCTGTGATGATCGAGGCGGGGAGGATAGAATTGCAGGACTTCCCTTACCCCCAGATAACTCCTGAGAGCCTCCTGTTACGCGTGGATTTGGTAGGCATCTGCGGTAGTGACTCGCATATGTACCGCGGGCATTCCCACGTGATGTTTCCAGTGATCCCCGGCCACGAATTGACTGGCACGATCGCCGAATTAGGGCCAGAGGCCAATAACACCATGCGGGTCGTGGGTGGGCCACTGCAAGAAGGTGACCGAGTAGTGGTGGTGCCCAGTTCCAAGAGTTGCGGCCACTGTTTTTTCTGTTTACAGATGCCCCATCGCCCCAATCTTTGCCCCAATCGCACAGTGCACGGCTTCCGGAACTGCCAGACACCGCCTCATCTTTTTGGCGGCTATGCCGAATACCTTTATGTGGATGGAAATTCGTGGGTGTACAAACTGGATGAGGATTTCCCATCCGAACTAGCCGTTTTCGCCGACCCCTTATCCACTGCATTGCGTGCCGTGGAAAAGGCCCTTCCGCCTGGCCTACCAAATTTGGGTGAAGGATATGGTGTCGGTAAACGGGTGGTTGTCATTGGGGTGGGGCCCATAGGCCTTCTGGCGGTGGCAGCCCTGCGAGAGACGGGAGCCGGAACTATCATCGCCACTGACGTCTCCGATAGCCGCCTGGAGATGGCTCGGACAATGGGAGCGGACTTGACTCTAAATGCACGCACTACTTCTCCGCAGGAGCGTAAAGAGGCTGTCCTGGCCGCCACCGAGGGGGTGGGCGCCGACGTAGTGTTGGAGTGCGCAGGGGTGCCCGAAGCCTTCGCGGAGAGCCTAGCCCTGGTCCGGCGGGGCGGCAAAGTGGTGGAAGTGGGACATTACACTGATCCTGGCGCTGTCCTCATTCACCCCTTTCAGATCTGCAACAAGGACTTGGATGTCCACGGCTGCTGGGCATACCCGCAGATCCAATTCAAGGAAGCCTTACTTTTCCTGAAACGAACCCAGGCCCCGCTGACTTCGCTTATCTCCCATCGTCTTCCGCTCAGCGAAGCGGAGAGAGGACTCCAGATGTTGGGCACGGAAGGAGTCTTGAAGGTTGTGATTGCTCCCTGGGATTGA